The following DNA comes from bacterium.
CCTCCGGGTGGCGGAACGTCCATCGTCGTCCGTGGCTACGGCGGCGTGCGAGAGGTCCTCGGGTACGCAGGGAACCTGGGCTACATCACCTCAGGTGCCGACTCGTGGGGCTCATACAGCAACCCGGACCAGAGCTACTATGGCCAGTCCCTGGACGGCATGCAGTCCCCGGCCGAGGTCGTCGTACTGTGCGATGCCACGAACTGGACTTGCCAGCGCGACTATTGGGACCGGACCGACAACACGACCCAGCCGGACGCTGCAACTGCAACGTTCTACAACAACGCGTACTATGTCGTGGATAGCCGCCACAACGAGGGCGCCAACTGCGCCTACGCCGATGGCCACGGCAAGTGGCAGCGCCGTGGCATCGCCAACCACCCCTCGAGCCACCCCAACCCGAGCGCCGGCTGCGGGAACTGGTACCAGTACCAGTACCACTAGCCCGCGCACCGGTCAGCCCACACGCCACGACGGCCTGCACTCCGGTGCAGGCCGCCTTCGTTCTCGGGGTCTGGTTCGCTCTCCGGGCCCGTCCTTCTACCGCAGCAACTGCCTGCGCATCTCCGCCAGTGTGTCTTTCGCCAGCTTGTGGTCCGGGTGCAGGGCCAGCTCCAGCTCCAGCTCGGCCATGGCGTTGGCCGCCCGGCCCTTGCGCACGTACAGGGCCGCCAGGTTGTAGTGCAGGTCGCGGCGGGTCGAGTCC
Coding sequences within:
- a CDS encoding DUF1559 domain-containing protein, whose protein sequence is MRRGFTLIELLVVIAIIAILAAILFPVFAKAREKARQASCLSNVRQLAVAFHQYATDYDGMLPDLLTGRDTGVASMYIYWPWALYPYVKNGQIFACPSCTWGQSLPPPGGGTSIVVRGYGGVREVLGYAGNLGYITSGADSWGSYSNPDQSYYGQSLDGMQSPAEVVVLCDATNWTCQRDYWDRTDNTTQPDAATATFYNNAYYVVDSRHNEGANCAYADGHGKWQRRGIANHPSSHPNPSAGCGNWYQYQYH